The Mauremys reevesii isolate NIE-2019 linkage group 1, ASM1616193v1, whole genome shotgun sequence genome has a segment encoding these proteins:
- the LOC120375402 gene encoding interstitial collagenase-like: MKTLLLLLLLYVASSTAVPVAQETEDEDKNIQLVKTYLQNFYKLETDKQSHFKSKNIKPLSEKLKEMQAFFGLKVTGKPDLDTLEVMKKPRCGVPDIGQYVLTDGNPKWERKNLTYRIVSYTPDMNPADVDKAIQKAFKVWSDVSPLTFKRIYDGNADIMMSFETGDHRDNSPFDGPNGLLAHAFQPGNGIGGDVHFDEEEYWTKGSNGYNLFFVAAHELGHSLGLSHSTDPGALMYPTYSYTEPNEFRLPQDDINGIQKVYGQSDTPVQPTGPTTPVTCDPKLTFDAVASMRGELMFFKGRYFWRKHPQMTEVELNFISLFWPNLPSGIQAAYENVERDQVFLFKENKYWVLSGYDLVYNHPKSIYDLGFPKTVKRINAAFSDENSGKTYFFVGNKYWRYDENRQSMDQGYPKKIINEFRGISKNIDAAFQYGRYIYFFIGTRQFQFDPNVKRVVSVMKSNSWFNC, from the exons ACTTACCTACAAAATTTCTACAAGCTTGAAACAGACAAGCAATCTCACTTTAAGAGTAAAAACATTAAGCCTCTAAGTGAAAAACTCAAGGAAATGCAGGCATTTTTTGGGCTGAAAGTGACTGGGAAACCAGATCTTGATACTTTGGAGGTGATGAAGAAGCCCAGGTGTGGTGTACCTGATATCGGTCAGTATGTCCTCACTGATGGAAATCCAAAATGGGAAAGAAAGAATCTGACATACAG GATTGTGAGCTACACACCAGATATGAATCCAGCAGATGTGGACAAAGCAATCCAAAAGGCATTTAAAGTTTGGAGTGATGTGTCACCACTAACATTCAAAAGGATCTATGATGGCAATGCAGATATAATGATGTCTTTTGAAACTGGAG ATCATCGTGACAATTCCCCCTTTGATGGACCTAATGGACTCCTGGCTCATGCCTTTCAGCCTGGCAATGGTATTGGTGGAGATGTCCACTTTGATGAGGAGGAATATTGGACAAAAGGCTCAAATG GATACAACTTGTTCTTTGTTGCTGCCCATGAACTTGGCCATTCACTGGGTCTGTCTCATTCTACTGATCCTGGTGCCCTGATGTACCCCACCTATTCCTACACTGAGCCTAACGAATTTCGCCTTCCTCAGGATGACATTAATGGCATTCAAAAGGTCTATG GACAGTCAGATACCCCTGTTCAACCAACCGGACCCACAACGCCAGTAACTTGCGACCCCAAACTGACTTTTGATGCTGTCGCTAGCATGCGTGGAGAACTGATGTTCTTTAAGGGCAG GTATTTCTGGCGCAAGCATCCTCAGATGACAGAGGTTGAACTCAATTTCATTTCTTTATTCTGGCCAAATCTGCCATCTGGAATTCAAGCTGCTTATGAAAATGTTGAAAGGGatcaagtttttctttttaaag AGAACAAATATTGGGTCCTCAGTGGGTATGACTTAGTGTATAACCACCCAAAAAGCATCTATGACTTGGGCTTCCCAAAAACTGTTAAGAGAATTAATGCAGCTTTCAGTGATGAGAATTCAGGGAAAACATACTTCTTTGTAGGTAACAAGTACTGGAG ATACGATGAAAACAGGCAGTCCATGGATCAGGGTTATCCAAAGAAGATAATCAATGAGTTCCGAGGAATTAGCAAAAATATTGACGCTGCTTTCCAGTATGGTA gATACATCTATTTCTTCATAGGAACAAGACAGTTCCAGTTTGATCCTAACGTCAAGAGAGTTGTCAGTGTCATGAAAAGCAATAGCTGGTTTAATTGCTGA